The window TAGTTGCGGCGATGGGATTATTACTGCTGCAGCGAGCAGTCTTTGTTATCGGCCTTGTCGCGCAGTCCCAAAATCCCCCCCAATTGATGAATGATGCCTTTCAATTTTGCCGCGGACAAATGGGAACCAAAAGCAAAATCGGTTTAAAGGTATCTGCCAATACCGCCAGCCCTGCTGTATGCGGGTTGTTCAGGCCTGTAATTTTGGTGCCGCAGAATTTAGCCCCGACTCTTGGCTCAAGCCGCCTTAGGATGGTTTTTCTGCACGAGCTTGCGCATATCAGGCGAGGCGATTTGTGGATAAATCTGGTACAGACCATTTTGCAGATTATTTATTTCTACAACCCCCTTCTCTGGCTGGCAAATTTCATAATCCGCAGGATTCGCGAGCAGGCCGTTGATGAAGCCGTTCTGGTGGCTATGGGTGCCAACGCCCCACAGTATCCGCAAACGCTCGTGGACGTTGCAAAACTGGCGTTTAGCCGCCCGGTACTGTCCCTGCGTCTTATTGGTGTTGTGGAATCAAAAAGCGCATTAAAAAGCAGGATTGAACGTATGTTGAACCGACCAATACCAAAATCCGCAAAGCTTGGAATCCTCGGCCTGATTGCACTTTTTGTCTTCGCTGTAGTCTTGCTGCCGATGGCAAAATCAAAACCCAAGCCGCCTGAATTTGTCATCAAAGGCACTGTTACTGATGCCGATACTGGCCGGCCGGTTGCAGGCGCAAAAGTAGGTGATGAGCGATACGCCGAAGGCAAACAATGGACTACTACCGATGCTAATGGTTATTACTCTTATAGTACCTGGTACGAAGAGCACAACATAAAATGCGAGGCGCCTGGCTATAAAACACAGAACAAATTGCTGTACACAAAGCTCTTAGGCTCAGAAAAAGAAAAAGTCTTGGATTTCGACCTTGAACATTCAAATAGTCCGCAGAACACTGTCGAAGGTAAAAAACAGCAGTCCCAGGATATAAACGCAAAGAAAAAGGAGATTCTTGAAAAGTTGGTAGTGCTTGATGAACATCGAAACCGTTTTCAAAGGGATTTGGATGCGACTGAAAGAGCGTTAGGAGAGGTCCGCGACAGATGGGCTATCACTGACTTTGAAGAGCACAATTATCCGCCTCCAATCGTTGAAAGGCTAAATCGCCTGCAGAAGGAGCAGGATGATTGTGCCCTGGAAATCAGCCAAGTCAAAGCCAGGGTGGAAAATCTTAAGGCTGGCACGCACACTGAACAAGACCAGAAATATCTTAAAGATACAGAAAACCTTTTGGTTGAGTTGCAGGCCAAGTTTGACGCGCTAGAGAAAATGCGAACCGAAGCTGCACTACGAAAAAGAGAGATCGACCTTGCACGCATACAGTATAAACAGCGAGCGGCCATAAGAGATGAGAGATTACAGCGGTACAACGAGACTAAAGCACAGATTGAAAAATTGAGGCTGATGTATGAT is drawn from Phycisphaerae bacterium and contains these coding sequences:
- a CDS encoding M56 family metallopeptidase — its product is MHAILEQINSAGLVFVKFALPMLVQSSILIVVLLLADCLLRKKVRAVFRYWLWMLVLLKLILPTTLSSPVSLGSWFGDKLAPVKLSEMSAPAESVKLPQMINMKTVAAATVTPQIDVRPIVTSPPVAATLLVSPAPLSWQGIVFLIWAAVVAAMGLLLLQRAVFVIGLVAQSQNPPQLMNDAFQFCRGQMGTKSKIGLKVSANTASPAVCGLFRPVILVPQNLAPTLGSSRLRMVFLHELAHIRRGDLWINLVQTILQIIYFYNPLLWLANFIIRRIREQAVDEAVLVAMGANAPQYPQTLVDVAKLAFSRPVLSLRLIGVVESKSALKSRIERMLNRPIPKSAKLGILGLIALFVFAVVLLPMAKSKPKPPEFVIKGTVTDADTGRPVAGAKVGDERYAEGKQWTTTDANGYYSYSTWYEEHNIKCEAPGYKTQNKLLYTKLLGSEKEKVLDFDLEHSNSPQNTVEGKKQQSQDINAKKKEILEKLVVLDEHRNRFQRDLDATERALGEVRDRWAITDFEEHNYPPPIVERLNRLQKEQDDCALEISQVKARVENLKAGTHTEQDQKYLKDTENLLVELQAKFDALEKMRTEAALRKREIDLARIQYKQRAAIRDERLQRYNETKAQIEKLRLMYDNPQVFDAQIEVEEKSKAASGTIDVVVEDFRINPYPAGGLYTVTVAIRNKGSQEAPPFRLNFYQGDPANNLDLHGKPQTGWHGAGPIKPGDVWNESSSPFALKEGSNEIAVVLDTDQSVPESDETNNRAFMRIIVKNGKIAENAVFHSTQQRPK